In one Macaca nemestrina isolate mMacNem1 chromosome 2, mMacNem.hap1, whole genome shotgun sequence genomic region, the following are encoded:
- the LOC105470019 gene encoding phospholipid scramblase 1-like isoform X2, with translation MAIYDLRPWLSTPETITSCPPGLEYLYQINQLTVCQYFDPLGVLRKFETSKTYEILNNQGQIIYFAEERNNCFLRHLCGFSRPFTITIYDNVGRDVLALHKALKCSCCWSRCCLQKLKVEAPPGETIGYVYQYFHPFLPKFKIKNENKEEVMKIRGPWLVFSCLRDLNFNLLTVDEEMVIGKISKQYSGFVRGILTNGEKFGIQFPFDLDVKIKALMLGATFLIWTTCILNCGHKNYPERICQRPLAFIFASPPQN, from the exons ATGGCTATTTATGACCTACGACCCTGGTTGTCTACACCAGAGACAATAACCAGCTGTCCACCTGGATTGGAGTACTTGTATCAG ATAAATCAGTTAACAGTGTGCCAATATTTTGATCCTCTGGGAG TCCTCAGAAAATTTGAAACTAGTAAAACCTATGAAATCTTGAACAATCAAGgacagataatttattttgcagaagagagaaataattgCTTCCTTCGACACCTTTGTGGATTTTCAAGGCCTTTTACTATTACAATTTATGATAATGTAGGTAGAGATGTACTTGCTCTGCATAAGGCTCTGAAATGTAGCTGCTGCTGGAGTAGATGCTGCCTACAAAAG CTAAAAGTTGAAGCTCCACCTGGTGAAACAATTGGGTATGTTTATCAATACTTTCACCCATTCTTGCCaaagttcaaaataaaaaatgagaataaggAGGAGGTAATGAAAATTAGAGGCCCATGGTTGGTCTTCAGCTGTCTCAGGGATCTAAATTTTAAT ttATTGACTGTGGATGAGGAAATGGTTATTGGAAAGATTTCAAAACAGTACTCTGGATTTGTAAGGGGAATATTAACCAATGGTGAGAAATTTGGGATCCAGTTTCCATTTGATCTTGATGTTAAAATTAAAGCATTGATGCTTGGAGCAACTTTCCTCATT tg gACTACATGTATTTTGAACTGTGGCCATAAGAACTACCCTGAAAGAATATGTCAGAGGCCACTGGCATTTATTTTTGCCAGTCCTCCACAAAACTAA
- the LOC105470019 gene encoding phospholipid scramblase 1-like isoform X1: MAIYDLRPWLSTPETITSCPPGLEYLYQINQLTVCQYFDPLGVLRKFETSKTYEILNNQGQIIYFAEERNNCFLRHLCGFSRPFTITIYDNVGRDVLALHKALKCSCCWSRCCLQKLKVEAPPGETIGYVYQYFHPFLPKFKIKNENKEEVMKIRGPWLVFSCLRDLNFNLLTVDEEMVIGKISKQYSGFVRGILTNGEKFGIQFPFDLDVKIKALMLGATFLIDYMYFELWP, from the exons ATGGCTATTTATGACCTACGACCCTGGTTGTCTACACCAGAGACAATAACCAGCTGTCCACCTGGATTGGAGTACTTGTATCAG ATAAATCAGTTAACAGTGTGCCAATATTTTGATCCTCTGGGAG TCCTCAGAAAATTTGAAACTAGTAAAACCTATGAAATCTTGAACAATCAAGgacagataatttattttgcagaagagagaaataattgCTTCCTTCGACACCTTTGTGGATTTTCAAGGCCTTTTACTATTACAATTTATGATAATGTAGGTAGAGATGTACTTGCTCTGCATAAGGCTCTGAAATGTAGCTGCTGCTGGAGTAGATGCTGCCTACAAAAG CTAAAAGTTGAAGCTCCACCTGGTGAAACAATTGGGTATGTTTATCAATACTTTCACCCATTCTTGCCaaagttcaaaataaaaaatgagaataaggAGGAGGTAATGAAAATTAGAGGCCCATGGTTGGTCTTCAGCTGTCTCAGGGATCTAAATTTTAAT ttATTGACTGTGGATGAGGAAATGGTTATTGGAAAGATTTCAAAACAGTACTCTGGATTTGTAAGGGGAATATTAACCAATGGTGAGAAATTTGGGATCCAGTTTCCATTTGATCTTGATGTTAAAATTAAAGCATTGATGCTTGGAGCAACTTTCCTCATT gACTACATGTATTTTGAACTGTGGCCATAA